Proteins encoded together in one Cuculus canorus isolate bCucCan1 chromosome 33, bCucCan1.pri, whole genome shotgun sequence window:
- the LOC128849802 gene encoding branched-chain-amino-acid aminotransferase, mitochondrial-like isoform X1 has product MAAALWARGGGGALFQALRGPRRSCSSFRASQLQIQRCSSPRAKPEPESLTFGRVFTDHVLSVEWSCEGGWGRPQIHPFQELRLHPASSGLHYGIQLFEGMKAYRGADDKIRLFRPQLNMERMTRSAARVCLPPFDEGELLECIRELLRLEQDWVPRSETASLYIRPTYVGTEPSLGVAPPGRALLFVLLSPVGPYFPGGHFTPVGLLADPSQARAWPGGPGDCKLGGNYGPTIALQQRAQARGCQQVLWLHGPQRLLTEIGAMNVFVFWNRPDGEPELVTPPLDGLILPGVTRRSILDLAREWGEFGVREGPLPMAAVLEALRGGRLREMFGSGTACMVCPVGGILYEEQWHPVPTMENGAELTQRFRRVLSDIQYGHVPSEWAQPL; this is encoded by the exons ATGGCGGCGGCGCTGtgggcgcggggcggcggcggagcG CTCTTCCAGGCCCTGAGGGGACCCCGacgcagctgcagcagcttcagg GCGTCGCAGCTCCAGATCCAGCGCTGCTCATCGCCGCGGGCGAAGCCGGAACCGGAGTCGCTCACGTTCGGACGCGTTTTTACCGACCACGTTCTGAGCGTGGAATGGAGCTGCGAGGGGGGATGGGGGcgcccccaaatccaccccttcCAGGAGCTGCGGCTGCATCCGGCTTCCTCCGGGCTGCACTACGGCATCCAG CTCTTCGAGGGGATGAAGGCGTATCGCGGCGCCGATGACAAAATCCGCCTTTTTCGTCCCCAACTCAACATGGAACGAATGACGCGCTCGGCAGCGCGGGTCTGCCTGCCC ccTTTCGATGagggggagctgctggagtgcaTCCGTGAGCTGCTGAGGTTGGAGCAGGACTGGGTGCCGCGATCCGAAACCGCCAGCCTTTATATCCGCCCCACATATGTGGGGacagag CCCTCGCTGGGGGTCGCCCCCCCCGGGCGGGCTCTGCTCTTCGTCCTCCTCAGCCCCGTCGGCCCCTATTTCCCGGGGGGGCACTTCACCCCCGTGGGGCTCTTGGCCGACCCCTCGCAGGCCAGAGCGTGGCCGGGGGGGCCCGGGGACTGCAAACTGGGGGG GAACTACGGCCCCACCATCGCGCTGCAGCAGCGGGCGCAGGCGCGGGGGTGTCAGCAGGTGCTGTGGCTCCATGGGCCGCAGCGTCTCCTCACCGAGATCGGAGCCATGAACGTCTTCGTCTTCTGGAATCGCCCCGATGGGG AGCCGGAGCTGGTGACGCCCCCCCTGGACGGACTGATCCTGCCCGGGGTGACGCGGAGGAGCATCCTGGATCTGGCGCGGGAGTGG GGTGAATTTGGGGTGCGGGAGGGGCCCCTCCCGATGGCGGCGGTGCTGGAGGCGCTGAGGGGGGGGCGCCTGCGCGAGATGTTCGGCTCCGGGACGGCGTGCATGGTGTGTCCCGTGGGGGGGATCCTCTACGAGGAGCAG tggcACCCCGTCCCCACCATGGAGAACGGCGCTGAGCTGACTCAGCGTTTCCGGCGGGTCCTGAGTGACATCCAG tACGGCCACGTCCCCAGCGAATGGGCACAGCCCCTGTGA
- the LOC128849802 gene encoding branched-chain-amino-acid aminotransferase, mitochondrial-like isoform X2, with protein MAAALWARGGGGALFQALRGPRRSCSSFRASQLQIQRCSSPRAKPEPESLTFGRVFTDHVLSVEWSCEGGWGRPQIHPFQELRLHPASSGLHYGIQLFEGMKAYRGADDKIRLFRPQLNMERMTRSAARVCLPPFDEGELLECIRELLRLEQDWVPRSETASLYIRPTYVGTEELRPHHRAAAAGAGAGVSAGAVAPWAAASPHRDRSHERLRLLESPRWGAGAGDAPPGRTDPARGDAEEHPGSGAGGEFGVREGPLPMAAVLEALRGGRLREMFGSGTACMVCPVGGILYEEQWHPVPTMENGAELTQRFRRVLSDIQYGHVPSEWAQPL; from the exons ATGGCGGCGGCGCTGtgggcgcggggcggcggcggagcG CTCTTCCAGGCCCTGAGGGGACCCCGacgcagctgcagcagcttcagg GCGTCGCAGCTCCAGATCCAGCGCTGCTCATCGCCGCGGGCGAAGCCGGAACCGGAGTCGCTCACGTTCGGACGCGTTTTTACCGACCACGTTCTGAGCGTGGAATGGAGCTGCGAGGGGGGATGGGGGcgcccccaaatccaccccttcCAGGAGCTGCGGCTGCATCCGGCTTCCTCCGGGCTGCACTACGGCATCCAG CTCTTCGAGGGGATGAAGGCGTATCGCGGCGCCGATGACAAAATCCGCCTTTTTCGTCCCCAACTCAACATGGAACGAATGACGCGCTCGGCAGCGCGGGTCTGCCTGCCC ccTTTCGATGagggggagctgctggagtgcaTCCGTGAGCTGCTGAGGTTGGAGCAGGACTGGGTGCCGCGATCCGAAACCGCCAGCCTTTATATCCGCCCCACATATGTGGGGacagag GAACTACGGCCCCACCATCGCGCTGCAGCAGCGGGCGCAGGCGCGGGGGTGTCAGCAGGTGCTGTGGCTCCATGGGCCGCAGCGTCTCCTCACCGAGATCGGAGCCATGAACGTCTTCGTCTTCTGGAATCGCCCCGATGGGG AGCCGGAGCTGGTGACGCCCCCCCTGGACGGACTGATCCTGCCCGGGGTGACGCGGAGGAGCATCCTGGATCTGGCGCGGGA GGTGAATTTGGGGTGCGGGAGGGGCCCCTCCCGATGGCGGCGGTGCTGGAGGCGCTGAGGGGGGGGCGCCTGCGCGAGATGTTCGGCTCCGGGACGGCGTGCATGGTGTGTCCCGTGGGGGGGATCCTCTACGAGGAGCAG tggcACCCCGTCCCCACCATGGAGAACGGCGCTGAGCTGACTCAGCGTTTCCGGCGGGTCCTGAGTGACATCCAG tACGGCCACGTCCCCAGCGAATGGGCACAGCCCCTGTGA